The Struthio camelus isolate bStrCam1 chromosome 15, bStrCam1.hap1, whole genome shotgun sequence nucleotide sequence GATTCAGGGGCCTCTGTCTCCTGGGCTGGTGACCTTACGATCTGGAGAGCAGGGGGTGCACCCAGACAGCTGTATGGAGATGCAGGACTGCAGAAGCTGTGCAGCCATAGGGGATAGATTCCAcactttttctctgctttagaCTTGATGCTTCCACTCTGCTTCTCAATCCTTGATCAGCTGCACATCAGAAAATGTGAACACTGCATCAGTTGACTGTGTGAGTTCTAACCTCAGAGTTGCATCTCTCTCCTGCCTTACCATCCTCCCCCCAAATTCACATCCTTGGTCTCCACTCTGTCCTTCAATTGATTTAAACACCACCCCTGCCTACTTGCAATCTTTAGGGAACAATAACAATAAAGTAGCTTGGATTATTTAACAcaaattattctttccttctgcatATGTATTATTAAAAAAGTGGGACAACTGAAAGCATCTTAAAGCATTTGTATGTTTTCACCCTAAAATTCCTCACTTCTCCCCTTTTGCTAACACTGGAAAAGTTAATCCAATGCTTTTATTTACATGGCTTCATAAAATTTTCcctgactgctttttaaaaaaaaaaaaacacctttaaaaaaaacaagttatatgtgtgtgtgtatgtgtgtatatatatatatatatataaaaatatttacataaatagtTGAAGGTGACAAGCAAACTGCTTCTTTCAGCTTTCCAATTGGCcaactcttgcttttttttttttttttttttttttttttttggcaacagcATGTTGACATCCTGGTTGAAACTGTCATAAGTCCCCTGcccccatttctttttttcctacatcCAACAATCACTATTGCACCAGCTATCTGTTCAGGAGTCCAAGAGTTAAAGTTGCAGCACAGACTCTCTTTGCCTACTCCCTTAAGCCTCTCAATCTTCCATTAAATCCATTTCTCTACTGAGACTGGATgagctttttccctttccctcccaccccaacCCAGCAGCTGTTGAATTTTCCACCCCAGGCTGAGAGGTAAAGCCTAAAGCATTCTTGGAGGGGCACTTGGCAGACTCCTCTCCCTGCCAGTCCAATGAGATCCAGCCGGCACCACACTTCATATAGAAAACCAAACATGAGCACGTTCCCAGTCTTGTGTGCACCGTTGGAAAAGCAACCAAGGCCTATCCGAAAGGATCCAGTTGAAAAGGGTTGTGTGTGCAAACATCTGTACATCGGTGGGTAGGTGTGGACATATTAAGAAGCTCATGGTGCATCCATCCTGCTAAGAAATCTTGCAGTTGTTGCGTGAGCAGTTctgtggggggctctggggtggacGAATGGATTTGGATCTCTTCAAGCTGTtacctttgctgctgctcccaccccCACTGCTGGCCAGAGAATATGACCGGCCATGCATCATCACTGCATTCATCCCATTTGCCATAGAGAAGGATTTCAGATGACTCTTGATGGTGACAGGCAATGGCAGCTTGTCAATGAGGTGAACTGGGGTGCAGGACACAATGGCTCGGCAGCACAGGTCCTGTAAGCTGAACACTGGTGAGAGAAAAGACAAGACGGTCAAGATTGCAAGGACAGGCTTCTTCCTACAACAATTCTTTATGCTGTGTAGTTCTTGTTTCTTAGAGAAGAAAAGCTAAGAGAAAAGCTAGGAGCCTTGAAGAGAGAACAGATTAGTTGGGAACCCTTTATTCCCAACTTTTTGTCCTAAATTCCAGGCAAGCTCAGCCTTTACAGCTTAGTGTTATTTGAGACTTCAGCTTTGGTGGCAGCACTGGGGTAGACACTACTGCCACTCCTCCTAGCACAGTGGACAGGATAGGTAGAGGCCTTGCTCACATTCCTGCCAGACACACTTTCTCAGGCTACCATTTGGCAACACTTTCTCAGGCTACCATTTGGCAACCCGAAGGAAAGGCCCACAGGAAGCAGGCAACAGGTTCTGTAAGCCCTGAGGCTGGACATATTCCCATTTTGGATTGGTTTGGCAAGAAGCAGCCAAGGAGCAGGCTCTATGCTGAGTGATTGCAGCAGCAAAGATCCCACAAAGCTAGAACAAGGCTCAGCCACTTGAGGCTTCCCAACGTCTTCTTAGCTCAGTACAAGACATGTGAATCTGCTCTGGGAAGTCTACTTGGATGGGATTTCCCAGCAACCGGCCACAGGAGGGCATGCTTTCACCTCCAGCCTGCAGAAGGCTGCAATCTGTAAAAGTCACTCTGCTATTCTAGAGCAGGCAGCGCAGGAAGCCATCAGTTAGAAATCCTGCCTCTGGAAAAGATTCAGGAGACATCTACAGCAAAGAGAATTTCACTTTCAAACCACATTGCTAGCTACCCACCTACACTAGCTCAACATAAGGCAAGCCTTCAGTGCAAAGCACGGTGTCACACAGCACCAAGGAACTTGCTGTCAGGATGCAACCCTCTACCTCTCGCATGAATGAGTGTCTGAATTGCAAATTCAGCCCAGATTGCTTCTCTCCTGCTCACCAGCCTTCCACAAGGAAGGAACAGTAGCATACCAACAAGGTCACGTGCAGTGATTTGGTGATGCAGGCTAGCTAATAGGATCTTCCCTTCCCCAATGAGCAGGAACTCAGGACCCATATGAAGGTAGACAACCCCACAGGTGGGCATATAAAACTCCTGCTGCTCAGTCTGTCAGTGGGGCACACTGCCACCTCCAGTCAGGAATGTGGGACCTAAAATTGTTTTACTTCAAATGGAACATGCTAAGAAACAGTATGGACTCAGCTCAATCCACCACACTGTGTGCATGACATGCTGGAACATTCCCCTGCACTGCTCCATGTCTGGAATAGGGATGCAATTTAGTCCCTTTCAACATCTTGTGCTGCCTTGGATTTGCTCAGCCTTCCTGTCTCTCTGAAGCAGGAAATACCAGCTCCAGCAAGGATGAGGACAGAGGTCCTTATGCTTGGATTCATCCCGCATAAACATTTGACTGAAGTACTTTTAAATTGTGAGCTTAATTACCCTCAGCCTCCACTAGAACAGAGAGAAGTGTAGGATGCTCCAGAGCAATTCAGAACCTAGATGTGCCACAATGCCCCCTGGAGCTGCCCATCCCTCACTGCTAGCTGCAGGGTTCCTGCAGTAATACAGGTAACATGGTGAAATGCCTCAAGCTAGACAAGCTGCACATGAGCCATAACATGTCAGGTGCTTTCAGATCCCACAGTTACTAGTAAACAAGCCTCCCACCTGGGGGGAGGCAGACAGCCATATCCCTCCATTTCAGCTCAGTCAGCTGTCATGCCTTCCCCACTCAGAGCATCTTCCCCACTACTGACCTCTGTTGGGTCTCCAGATCTTCTCCATGCCATGCCGCATGAGCACAATACGAGACAATTCTGTGAAGGATTCTATGACGTTGAAGTTGCACAGTGGGCTGACCTCAAAAAATGTCATGCAGTTCTTCTCCGCATAGGCCCGGGCCTGCTCTGTTGGTACTTGCCGCTTGAAGGCGAGGTGAAGCCTGTTTCCCACCAGGATCCGAGGGACACCCGGGGcatgctttaaacaaaaaaaacacaaaacacttgcATCCAAGTATTCTGCTTATCTTCAAAAGCAGTGCAGGCGTAAGACATACAAGCTATTCTGTAATGATGAGTGACTGCCACACAAGCAGTACTAGATGAGAAAGTCTAAGTTATCCTCTCCAAAATCCATTTTAGAAGTAATTACCCTATGTTTCTTGGCTATTCCCAAGCTCTTTCATGCTACTCTGGATTTACATAGAAGTGGAGGGCAGGCACTTTTCCCCTTGCTTTGCTGATTAGTAGATTGCAGTGATTCTCCACTGCAGAGCCACTCCTATCCCCATCTCAAAGGTGCAACCTCCCAGGATTTTTAATCACAAACCACTGCACTCATGC carries:
- the RAB40C gene encoding ras-related protein Rab-40C isoform X1; the encoded protein is MRGRMGTQGSPVKSYDYLLKFLLVGDSDVGKGEILESLQDGASESPYAYSNDLSGKSGQLRGIDYKTTTILLDGRRVKLELWDTSGQGRFCTIFRSYSRGAQGILLVYDITNRWSFDGIDRWIKEIDEHAPGVPRILVGNRLHLAFKRQVPTEQARAYAEKNCMTFFEVSPLCNFNVIESFTELSRIVLMRHGMEKIWRPNRVFSLQDLCCRAIVSCTPVHLIDKLPLPVTIKSHLKSFSMANGMNAVMMHGRSYSLASSGGGSSSKGNSLKRSKSIRPPQSPPQNCSRNNCKIS
- the RAB40C gene encoding ras-related protein Rab-40C isoform X2, whose amino-acid sequence is MRGRMGTQGSPVKSYDYLLKFLLVGDSDVGKGEILESLQDGASESPYAYSNGIDYKTTTILLDGRRVKLELWDTSGQGRFCTIFRSYSRGAQGILLVYDITNRWSFDGIDRWIKEIDEHAPGVPRILVGNRLHLAFKRQVPTEQARAYAEKNCMTFFEVSPLCNFNVIESFTELSRIVLMRHGMEKIWRPNRVFSLQDLCCRAIVSCTPVHLIDKLPLPVTIKSHLKSFSMANGMNAVMMHGRSYSLASSGGGSSSKGNSLKRSKSIRPPQSPPQNCSRNNCKIS